The sequence GCGGTGACCTCGAGCATCATCATCTCGCTGATCTGGCTCTGGATATTCAACCCGACTTTCGGCCTGCTCAACGCCTTCGTCGGCCTCTTCGGCGTCGAGCCGGTCGCCTGGCTGGGCAACACGGGCACGGCGCTGCCCTCGCTGATGGTCATGCAGGTCGTGATGGGGGGCGGCTCGAGCATCGTCCTACTGTCCGCGGCGCTGGCGCGCATACCGCGCGACCTCTACGAGGTGGCGCTCATCGACGGCGCCAGGCGTCCGACGATCTTCGCCAAGGTGATCCTGCCCCTGATCCGTCCGACGCTCCTCTACCTGGTGGTGACGGGAACCATCAACACGTTCCAGGTCTTCGACTCCGTCTACGTCATGACGCAGGGCGGGCCGCAGTTCGCGACCACGACGGTCGTCTACCGCATCTACCAGGAGGCGTTCCAGCGCTTCGACCTCGGCCTGGCCTCGGCGATGGCCATCGTCCTCTTCCTCATCACGCTGGTGCTGGCGGCGGTGCAGTTCAGGCTGCTCGGCCAGAACGTGGAGTACTGATGGCCGCCGGCCTCGCGCGACGCGACCCGTTCCTCCGCGACCCCTCGCACCCGGTCAAGCCGACGCCCGCGGGCGCCGTCGCGATACTCGTGACGCTCGTGGTGCTGTCGCTGGCCGCGCTGGTGCCGCTCTACTGGATGTTCGCCACGTCGCTGACCCCCTCGGCGATGACGGTGCGCTTCCCGCCCGAGCTGGTCCCCTCCGACCTGACCCTCGACAACTACCGGGCCGTCCTGCGGCAGCCGAACTTCTGGCGGTGGGTGCAGAACTCGCTGGTCCAGTCGCTGGCCGTGACCGCCGTCGTGGTGACGACGGCCTCGATGGCCGGCTACGCGCTCGCCAAGCTGCCGTTCCCCGGCTCGCGGGCGCTGTTCTGGCTGTTCATCGTGTCGATGATGCTGCCGTTCGAGGCGATCCTGGTGCCGCTGTTCCTCGTCGTCACGCGCCTCGGCCTCGTCGACACCTACCTGGGACTGCTGCTGCCGCTGATGGCGGCGCCCTTCTCGATCTTCCTGATGAAGCAGTTCATCCAGACGCTGCCCAGCGAGCTCATCGACGCCGCCCGCGTCGACGGCGCCAGCGAGCCGCGCATCTACTGGGACGTCGTGCTGCCGCTGGTGCGGCCCGGGCTGGCCTTCCTCGGCATCATCACGTTCGTCGCGCAGTGGAACTCGTTCGTGTGGCCCCTGGTGGTGACCCGCTCGAGCGAGATGCGCACGCTGCAGGTGGGACTGGTCCTGATCAGGGAGCAGGAGCCGCTGTTCTTCGGCCTGCAGATGGCCGCGGCGATGATGGCGGCGATACCCGTGATCGTCGTGTTCTTCGCCTTCCAGCGCTACTTCCTGCGCGGCGTGACCGTGGGGGCCCTCAAGGGATGACGGAGGCCATCGGCGGTCCGCGAGCCCGCCTCGGCGCCGACCGTCCGCCCGCGGTCGGCTTCGACCTGGACGGCGTGCTGATACGCAACCCGTTCGAGACCTGCGTCCTGGCGCGCCTGGCCGCGCTCCTGAAGGCCACGCCCGGCCTCAAGGACCTGGGCGAGGAGGAGGCCACGCGTGCCGTACGGCGGCGCGTGTCCGGCGGCTGGCAGCGGCGCATGGACGCCGGCGACCTCGTGGGGGCCTACGACTGGGACGCGATCTACCGCGAGGTCGCCGCCGAGCTGGGCGGCGCCCCGGAGCTGGCGGGCGGCATCGACGTCGCCCGCTGGGTCG comes from Trueperaceae bacterium and encodes:
- a CDS encoding sugar ABC transporter permease, with the protein product MAPQTLLFAAFFLVPVVIAFALAFMEVRPTRMTWVGLENFERVLADPLFGRALINTSLFTAVVVVFWLGKALLIAYLLDPMNGTLQTFFKSAFYLPAVTSSIIISLIWLWIFNPTFGLLNAFVGLFGVEPVAWLGNTGTALPSLMVMQVVMGGGSSIVLLSAALARIPRDLYEVALIDGARRPTIFAKVILPLIRPTLLYLVVTGTINTFQVFDSVYVMTQGGPQFATTTVVYRIYQEAFQRFDLGLASAMAIVLFLITLVLAAVQFRLLGQNVEY
- a CDS encoding carbohydrate ABC transporter permease, translating into MAAGLARRDPFLRDPSHPVKPTPAGAVAILVTLVVLSLAALVPLYWMFATSLTPSAMTVRFPPELVPSDLTLDNYRAVLRQPNFWRWVQNSLVQSLAVTAVVVTTASMAGYALAKLPFPGSRALFWLFIVSMMLPFEAILVPLFLVVTRLGLVDTYLGLLLPLMAAPFSIFLMKQFIQTLPSELIDAARVDGASEPRIYWDVVLPLVRPGLAFLGIITFVAQWNSFVWPLVVTRSSEMRTLQVGLVLIREQEPLFFGLQMAAAMMAAIPVIVVFFAFQRYFLRGVTVGALKG